From the genome of Phytohabitans rumicis, one region includes:
- a CDS encoding glycosyltransferase family 4 protein, giving the protein MRFVAPELSGPSGGTNYNRRVCQELGVREVFVPGDWPWAGDAERSALAGALLGVPDGSAVFVDGLVACAAPEVVVPAAARLRLAVLVHLPLADETGLTPGEAAELDARERATLRAAAAVVATSATTARRLVEHHGLAPARVHVAAPGADRASLASGTPDGRRLLCVAALTPRKGHDVLVAALAKVAEWPWECLCAGAGDPDRLDRLVAAHGLDGRVRFEGAQVGADLDARYAAADLLVLASHAETYGMVVTEALARGVPVLATAVGGVPEALGHAPSGAVPGLLVPPGDVAALAGALRRWLGEPDTRERLRAAARARRETLTGWDVTARAVTDVVGMI; this is encoded by the coding sequence GTGAGGTTCGTTGCACCGGAGCTGAGCGGCCCGAGCGGGGGCACCAACTACAACCGGCGGGTGTGCCAGGAGCTCGGTGTGCGCGAGGTCTTCGTGCCCGGGGACTGGCCCTGGGCGGGGGATGCCGAACGATCCGCGCTGGCCGGTGCGTTGCTTGGCGTACCAGATGGATCTGCTGTCTTCGTGGATGGCCTGGTGGCGTGCGCGGCGCCCGAGGTGGTCGTGCCGGCGGCGGCCAGGCTGCGCCTGGCCGTGCTGGTGCACCTGCCGCTCGCCGACGAGACCGGCCTGACCCCCGGCGAGGCCGCGGAGCTGGACGCCCGGGAGCGGGCCACGCTGCGGGCCGCGGCGGCCGTCGTCGCGACCAGCGCCACGACCGCGCGCCGGCTGGTCGAGCACCACGGGCTGGCGCCCGCACGGGTCCACGTGGCCGCGCCGGGAGCCGACCGCGCATCACTCGCATCGGGTACGCCGGACGGCAGGCGCTTGTTGTGCGTCGCCGCCCTGACCCCGCGCAAGGGGCACGACGTGCTGGTCGCGGCGCTGGCGAAGGTCGCCGAGTGGCCCTGGGAGTGCCTGTGCGCCGGCGCCGGCGACCCGGACCGGCTGGACCGGCTGGTAGCCGCGCACGGGCTGGACGGGCGGGTGCGGTTCGAGGGCGCGCAGGTCGGCGCCGACCTGGACGCCCGCTACGCCGCCGCCGACCTGCTGGTGCTGGCGTCGCACGCGGAGACGTACGGGATGGTGGTGACCGAGGCCCTGGCCCGCGGCGTGCCGGTGCTGGCCACGGCCGTGGGCGGGGTGCCGGAGGCGCTGGGGCACGCGCCCAGCGGCGCGGTGCCGGGGCTGCTGGTGCCGCCGGGCGACGTGGCGGCGCTGGCCGGGGCGCTGCGGCGCTGGCTCGGCGAGCCGGACACCCGGGAGCGCCTGCGGGCCGCCGCGCGCGCCCGGCGCGAGACCTTGACCGGTTGGGATGTCACCGCCCGCGCGGTGACCGACGTGGTGGGAATGATCTGA
- a CDS encoding glycoside hydrolase 5 family protein, translating to MRRAFALPPADRVWLGVNFWSRVGGPRMWPRYDGQTVAKELQVLADHGLTMTRSFFFWPDFMPTPDTLDETLLDRFADFLDLHEAIGMRTVPTLIVGHMSGENWDPAWRDGRDLYADVWLVGRQAWFAEMMARRFASHPAVAGWLLSNEMPLYGGLGTVPTVTAWAQLVIQGLRAGGAHQPVSIGDGAWTVETNASPSGYRLRELGPLVDWVGPHVYPMGDDPVRQHLRTAFLCELATVAGKPVVLEEFGASTDFVSEENLGHYYRQVLHNSLLGGSAGWVAWNNTDFDDLIDEPPYSHHPFELHFGVTDSNGAPKSALRELADFRTVLDAVDLARCARADTEVGIVVPAHVDSEHPFTDLGDQAAALAAIEQAYLTAREAGVPAGIVRESGGITDDCRLYLLPSAKQLTGPGWRRLEALAHAGATVYVSYCHGGTDNQRGPWYAGLNALFGVRHRLRYGIVDRITADTVEFTFQRDLGSLAAGTVLSFTAGGNPHQRAYLPVDPVDAEVIATDAEGRPALLRRAVGTGALVLCTYPWKRWRRPPRRSTPSRPGACTPRSPTTPAYAPRSAPATRACWSTAWSATTAPSSSGWSANPQTR from the coding sequence ATGCGTCGCGCCTTCGCGCTGCCTCCCGCCGACCGCGTCTGGCTGGGAGTGAACTTCTGGTCCCGGGTGGGCGGGCCACGCATGTGGCCGCGCTACGACGGCCAGACCGTGGCGAAGGAACTACAGGTGCTGGCCGACCACGGCCTGACGATGACCCGGTCCTTCTTCTTCTGGCCGGACTTCATGCCCACCCCGGACACCCTGGACGAGACGCTGCTCGACCGGTTCGCCGACTTCCTCGACCTGCACGAGGCGATCGGCATGCGCACCGTGCCGACGCTCATCGTCGGGCACATGTCCGGCGAGAACTGGGACCCGGCCTGGCGGGACGGCCGCGACCTGTACGCCGACGTGTGGCTGGTCGGGCGGCAGGCGTGGTTCGCCGAGATGATGGCCCGCCGCTTCGCCAGCCATCCCGCCGTCGCCGGCTGGCTGCTGTCCAACGAGATGCCGCTGTACGGCGGCCTCGGCACCGTGCCCACCGTCACCGCCTGGGCGCAGCTGGTCATCCAGGGCCTGCGGGCCGGCGGCGCGCACCAGCCGGTGTCCATCGGCGACGGCGCGTGGACCGTGGAGACCAACGCCAGCCCGAGCGGCTACCGGCTGCGCGAGCTGGGCCCGCTGGTCGACTGGGTCGGCCCACACGTGTACCCGATGGGCGACGACCCGGTCCGCCAGCACCTGCGCACGGCGTTCCTGTGCGAGCTGGCCACGGTCGCCGGCAAGCCGGTGGTGCTGGAGGAGTTCGGCGCGTCCACCGACTTCGTCTCGGAGGAGAACCTCGGCCACTACTACCGCCAGGTTCTGCACAACTCGCTGCTGGGCGGCTCCGCCGGCTGGGTCGCCTGGAACAACACCGACTTCGACGACCTGATCGACGAGCCGCCGTACTCGCACCACCCGTTCGAGCTGCACTTCGGGGTGACCGACAGCAACGGCGCGCCGAAGTCCGCGCTGCGCGAACTGGCCGACTTCCGGACCGTGCTGGACGCGGTCGACCTGGCGCGGTGCGCGCGCGCCGACACCGAGGTCGGCATCGTGGTGCCGGCCCACGTGGACAGCGAGCACCCGTTCACCGACCTCGGCGACCAGGCCGCCGCGCTGGCCGCGATCGAGCAGGCGTACCTGACCGCCCGCGAGGCCGGCGTGCCCGCCGGGATCGTCCGGGAGAGCGGCGGCATCACCGACGACTGCCGGCTCTACCTGCTGCCGTCGGCCAAGCAGCTGACCGGCCCCGGCTGGCGCCGCCTGGAGGCCCTCGCCCACGCCGGCGCGACCGTGTACGTCTCGTACTGCCACGGCGGCACCGACAACCAGCGCGGCCCCTGGTACGCCGGGCTCAACGCGCTGTTCGGCGTACGCCACCGGCTCCGGTACGGCATCGTCGACCGGATCACCGCCGACACGGTGGAGTTCACGTTCCAGCGGGACCTCGGGTCGCTGGCCGCCGGCACCGTGCTGTCGTTCACCGCCGGCGGCAACCCGCACCAGCGCGCGTACCTGCCGGTGGACCCCGTGGACGCCGAGGTGATCGCCACCGACGCGGAAGGCCGGCCGGCCCTGCTGCGGCGCGCGGTGGGGACGGGCGCGCTGGTGCTGTGCACCTACCCCTGGAAGCGATGGCGGCGGCCACCCCGGAGGTCAACCCCGAGCAGACCTGGCGCCTGTACGCCGCGCTCGCCGACCACGCCGGCGTACGCCCCCCGGTCCGCTCCGGCGACCCGAGCGTGCTGGTCGACCGCCTGGTCCGCGACGACGGCACCCAGTTCATCTGGCTGGTCAGCCAATCCCCAGACCCGCTGA
- a CDS encoding ABC transporter ATP-binding protein: protein MALKVDNLRVYYRTLRGDVRALDGATFTVADGEIMGLAGESGCGKSTLGKSLVRLDGRMKHVGGTVELDGQVLPIADAQAMNAFRFKTVSVIPQYAMSALNPTRKIGKMISELLTSRGFDYAAIRPELERRLRLVGLAKEVLDNYPIELSGGMKQRVVMVLSTLLDPRLLIADEVTSALDVSTQRAVAEALVEFRDRGFVTSMIVVTHDISLVYQIADTIMVMYAGKLAEKAPAEAVVNAPLHPYTQMLISSLPEVGVRHADKPLTGIPGRPPGLLKPPAGCRFRARCPYAFDKCAQEPPFVEVDDEHYVACWKVA from the coding sequence ATGGCACTGAAGGTCGACAACCTCCGGGTGTACTACCGGACCCTGCGCGGCGACGTACGGGCGCTCGACGGCGCCACGTTCACCGTCGCCGACGGCGAGATCATGGGGCTGGCCGGCGAGTCGGGCTGCGGCAAGTCCACGTTGGGCAAGAGCCTGGTCCGGCTGGACGGCCGCATGAAGCACGTCGGCGGCACGGTCGAGCTGGACGGCCAGGTCCTGCCGATCGCGGACGCGCAGGCGATGAACGCGTTCCGGTTCAAGACCGTCTCGGTCATCCCGCAGTACGCGATGAGCGCACTGAACCCCACCCGCAAGATCGGCAAGATGATCTCCGAGCTGCTGACCTCGCGCGGGTTCGACTACGCGGCGATCCGCCCCGAGCTGGAACGGCGGCTACGCCTGGTGGGCCTGGCCAAGGAGGTGCTCGACAACTACCCGATCGAGCTGTCCGGCGGGATGAAGCAGCGGGTGGTCATGGTGCTGTCCACATTGCTCGATCCCCGGCTGCTCATCGCCGACGAGGTCACCTCCGCACTCGACGTGTCGACCCAGCGGGCGGTGGCCGAGGCGCTCGTGGAGTTCCGCGACCGCGGCTTCGTCACCAGCATGATCGTGGTCACCCACGACATCTCGCTGGTGTACCAGATCGCCGACACCATCATGGTCATGTACGCCGGAAAGCTCGCCGAGAAGGCCCCGGCCGAGGCGGTGGTCAACGCGCCGCTGCACCCGTACACGCAGATGCTGATCTCGTCGCTGCCCGAGGTGGGGGTGCGGCACGCCGACAAGCCGCTGACCGGCATCCCGGGCCGCCCACCGGGGCTGCTCAAACCGCCGGCCGGCTGCCGGTTCCGGGCCCGCTGCCCGTACGCGTTCGACAAGTGCGCGCAGGAGCCACCGTTCGTGGAGGTCGACGACGAGCACTACGTGGCCTGCTGGAAGGTGGCGTAG
- a CDS encoding CDP-alcohol phosphatidyltransferase family protein, which produces MTALTADSLRGAVPIAALVTLAAVALALDAVDGQVARRTGSTSVLGARFDMEVDAVLIMVLSVVVAGSLGPWVLAIGAFRYVFVAAAWALPWLRGSLPLASPARW; this is translated from the coding sequence GTGACGGCGCTGACGGCCGACTCACTCCGCGGGGCGGTGCCGATCGCGGCCCTGGTCACCCTGGCGGCCGTCGCGCTGGCGCTGGACGCGGTCGACGGGCAGGTCGCCCGGCGTACCGGCTCCACGTCGGTGCTCGGCGCGCGCTTCGACATGGAGGTCGACGCCGTCCTGATCATGGTGCTGAGCGTCGTCGTCGCCGGGTCGCTGGGCCCCTGGGTGCTGGCGATCGGCGCCTTCCGGTACGTCTTCGTCGCGGCCGCCTGGGCGCTACCCTGGCTGCGCGGTTCGCTGCCCCTCGCTTCTCCCGCAAGGTGGTAG
- a CDS encoding ABC transporter permease, translating to MGRYFARKVAIYVLTFFVAVTINWIVPRFMPGDPVSRMLSRHSVSNPDAVAPMLEYYNSVFGLDVPLWRQYVNYWAELFQGNMGVSVWLFPAPVTEVILGAVPYTLALLIPSILLSWYTGNKVGALAARRKWLDNSVLPLGYALMATPYMWLAILLAWSLAIVAGLFPVAGGYAFDLQPSLSWTFLNSLLQHWFLPFLSLFLVAFGGWAIGMRNLIIYELEADYANYLESLGAPRRLIRRYAFRNALLPQLTGLALQLGVLVAGALVTEIVFGYPGLGRLILMAIQNQDFFLLQGAFLFIVIGVLLANFIIDIVYVLVDPRTRTGMQGSAA from the coding sequence GTGGGTCGGTACTTCGCCCGCAAGGTGGCGATCTACGTCCTGACGTTCTTCGTCGCCGTGACCATCAACTGGATCGTCCCCCGGTTCATGCCGGGGGACCCGGTCAGCCGGATGCTCAGCCGCCATTCGGTGTCCAACCCGGACGCCGTGGCACCGATGCTCGAGTACTACAACAGCGTCTTCGGCCTGGACGTGCCGCTGTGGCGGCAGTACGTGAACTACTGGGCCGAGCTGTTCCAGGGCAACATGGGCGTGAGCGTCTGGCTGTTTCCGGCACCGGTCACCGAGGTCATCCTGGGCGCCGTGCCGTACACGCTCGCCCTCCTCATCCCGTCGATCCTGCTCAGCTGGTACACCGGCAACAAGGTGGGCGCGCTGGCCGCGCGCCGCAAATGGCTCGACAACAGCGTGCTCCCGCTGGGGTACGCGCTGATGGCCACGCCGTACATGTGGCTGGCGATCCTGCTGGCGTGGAGCCTCGCGATCGTCGCGGGGCTCTTCCCGGTGGCCGGCGGCTACGCCTTCGACCTGCAGCCCAGTCTGTCCTGGACGTTCCTGAACAGCCTGCTGCAGCACTGGTTCCTGCCGTTCCTGTCGCTGTTTCTGGTGGCGTTCGGCGGCTGGGCCATCGGCATGCGCAACCTGATCATCTACGAGCTGGAGGCCGACTACGCGAACTACCTGGAGTCGCTGGGCGCGCCCCGCCGCCTGATCCGCCGGTACGCCTTCCGCAACGCGCTGCTGCCGCAGCTGACCGGCCTGGCCCTGCAACTGGGCGTGCTCGTCGCCGGCGCCCTGGTCACCGAGATCGTGTTCGGCTATCCCGGCCTCGGGCGGCTTATCCTGATGGCCATCCAGAACCAGGACTTCTTCCTGCTCCAGGGCGCCTTCCTCTTCATCGTCATCGGCGTACTGCTCGCCAACTTCATCATCGACATCGTGTACGTCCTGGTCGACCCGCGTACCAGGACCGGCATGCAGGGGAGCGCGGCATGA
- a CDS encoding ABC transporter permease has translation MTDVEPQARRVREAFGFALRNGKFVGGAVVVLGFLGLGLIAPLFFDHGHSEYVGPPGEPPSADYWFGTTTFGQDVFLQFTHGIRSTYLVGLLGGGIAAAIGMTIGFVAGYRGGLVDEILNMLTNIVLVLPALAVLIILHSYIGIKSVPSQALFIGLFSWPWVARAVRAQTFSLRSRDFVDLARLSGMRSGAVIRREIAPNMSSYLFMTFILLFGGAVLAAATLDFIGLGPTDTMSLGLMMNNAVHWSALQLGLWWWFIPPGLGITLIVGSLFIMNVGLDEVFNPKLREM, from the coding sequence ATGACCGACGTCGAACCCCAGGCCCGGCGAGTCCGCGAGGCGTTCGGTTTCGCGCTGCGCAACGGGAAGTTCGTCGGGGGCGCGGTGGTCGTCCTGGGCTTCCTGGGGCTCGGGCTGATCGCCCCGCTCTTCTTCGACCACGGCCATAGCGAGTACGTCGGGCCGCCCGGCGAGCCGCCGTCCGCCGACTACTGGTTCGGCACCACCACGTTCGGGCAGGACGTGTTTCTGCAGTTCACCCACGGCATCCGGTCGACGTACCTGGTGGGCCTGCTCGGCGGCGGGATCGCCGCGGCCATCGGCATGACGATCGGCTTCGTGGCCGGCTACCGCGGCGGCCTCGTCGACGAGATCCTCAACATGCTGACGAACATCGTGCTCGTGCTGCCCGCCCTCGCGGTGCTGATCATCCTGCACTCGTACATCGGCATCAAGAGCGTGCCGAGCCAGGCCCTGTTCATCGGGCTGTTCTCCTGGCCGTGGGTGGCGCGGGCGGTCCGCGCGCAGACGTTCTCGCTGCGGTCGCGGGACTTCGTCGACCTGGCCCGGCTCAGCGGGATGCGCTCCGGCGCGGTCATCCGCCGGGAGATCGCGCCCAACATGAGCTCCTACCTGTTCATGACGTTCATCCTGCTCTTCGGCGGGGCGGTGCTGGCGGCCGCGACGCTCGACTTCATCGGGCTCGGCCCCACCGACACCATGTCGCTCGGGCTGATGATGAACAACGCGGTGCACTGGAGCGCGTTACAGCTCGGCCTGTGGTGGTGGTTCATCCCGCCGGGGCTCGGCATCACGCTGATCGTCGGATCGCTGTTCATCATGAACGTCGGGCTCGACGAGGTGTTCAACCCGAAGCTGCGGGAGATGTAG
- a CDS encoding ABC transporter substrate-binding protein — protein MRNRLRYLAALTVVGLLAACQGGDGKSNTSGGQYPRNETLYTSGTLWGPPTNWNPLVPGGLVTGTEGLVYEPLFLFDPETLKLEPWLAEKGEWSADKKQYTVTLRDGVKWGDGKPFTADDVKFTLEVGKAKAVPYSNIWNWVSQAEAVDARTVRVTFSDPRVQEWENWLYQRAMLPKHIWESRSEADLTSHKNEKPVGTGAYEYSTHGQDRMVWKKKSEWWATKALGLEVKPTYVVDIVNSSNEVALGLLTSGRLDLSNNFLPGVANLVKGDFHIKTYYAEPPYMIPINTAMLIPNTTKAPLNDAAFRKALAQAIDTKKIAEGVYGNIVKAANPTGLLPFFDQYVDQATVSQSGFSYDTGAAKSTLAGAGYRDANGDGKVEAPGGKAIALKLIVPSGWTDWMEAARVIAEGAQAAGINVVAEFPDSAAVDDARTTGKFDLLLNNWTEVSNTPWTYYNYIYQLPVQKQQFAANFSRYQNPQAWNLVQKLARTASDDPAYKTTIADLQKVHLAELPAIPLWYNGLWAQFNDSVWTNWPSSAQGAPKSFPCTWNNIWELGAVKTLTQIKPVAAK, from the coding sequence ATGCGGAATCGATTGCGTTATCTCGCGGCGCTCACGGTGGTGGGCCTCCTGGCGGCCTGCCAGGGAGGCGACGGCAAGTCCAACACCTCCGGTGGCCAGTACCCGCGCAACGAAACCCTCTACACCAGCGGCACCCTGTGGGGCCCGCCGACGAACTGGAACCCCCTCGTGCCCGGCGGTCTCGTCACCGGCACCGAGGGCCTGGTCTACGAGCCCCTGTTCCTCTTCGACCCGGAGACGCTCAAGCTCGAGCCGTGGCTGGCCGAGAAGGGCGAGTGGAGCGCCGACAAGAAGCAGTACACGGTGACCCTGCGCGACGGCGTCAAGTGGGGCGACGGCAAGCCGTTCACCGCCGACGACGTGAAGTTCACCCTCGAGGTCGGCAAGGCCAAGGCCGTGCCGTACAGCAACATCTGGAACTGGGTGTCCCAGGCCGAGGCGGTGGACGCGCGCACCGTGCGGGTCACCTTCTCCGACCCCCGCGTGCAGGAGTGGGAGAACTGGCTCTACCAGCGCGCGATGCTGCCCAAGCACATCTGGGAGTCGCGCTCCGAGGCCGACCTGACCTCGCACAAGAACGAGAAGCCGGTCGGCACCGGGGCGTACGAGTACTCCACCCACGGGCAGGACCGCATGGTCTGGAAGAAGAAGAGCGAGTGGTGGGCGACCAAGGCGCTGGGCCTGGAGGTCAAGCCCACGTACGTCGTCGACATCGTCAACTCCAGCAACGAGGTGGCGCTCGGCCTGCTCACCTCCGGCCGGCTCGACCTGAGCAACAACTTCCTGCCCGGCGTCGCCAACCTGGTCAAGGGCGACTTCCACATCAAGACGTACTACGCCGAGCCGCCGTACATGATCCCGATCAACACGGCGATGCTGATCCCGAACACCACCAAGGCGCCGCTGAACGACGCGGCGTTCCGCAAGGCGCTGGCCCAGGCGATCGACACCAAGAAGATCGCCGAGGGCGTGTACGGCAACATCGTCAAGGCGGCCAACCCGACCGGCCTGCTGCCGTTCTTCGACCAGTATGTCGACCAGGCCACCGTGAGCCAGTCCGGCTTCTCGTACGACACCGGCGCGGCCAAGAGCACCCTGGCCGGCGCCGGCTACCGGGACGCCAACGGCGACGGCAAGGTCGAGGCGCCCGGCGGCAAGGCGATAGCCCTGAAGCTCATCGTCCCGTCCGGCTGGACCGACTGGATGGAGGCGGCCCGGGTGATCGCCGAGGGGGCGCAGGCGGCGGGCATCAACGTCGTCGCCGAGTTCCCGGACAGCGCGGCCGTCGACGACGCGCGCACCACCGGCAAGTTCGACCTGCTCCTGAACAACTGGACCGAGGTCAGCAACACGCCGTGGACGTACTACAACTACATCTACCAACTCCCGGTGCAGAAGCAGCAGTTCGCGGCGAACTTCTCCCGCTACCAGAACCCGCAGGCGTGGAACCTGGTGCAGAAGCTGGCGCGCACAGCCTCCGACGACCCCGCGTACAAGACGACGATCGCCGACCTGCAGAAGGTGCATCTGGCCGAGCTGCCGGCGATCCCGCTCTGGTACAACGGCCTCTGGGCACAGTTCAACGACTCGGTCTGGACCAACTGGCCGTCCTCCGCCCAGGGCGCGCCCAAGTCGTTCCCGTGCACCTGGAACAACATCTGGGAGCTGGGCGCGGTCAAGACACTGACCCAGATCAAGCCCGTCGCGGCTAAGTAA
- a CDS encoding zinc-dependent alcohol dehydrogenase, with product MTLRDRAFWLRTPGHGEIRPVTVARHGPDQVLVRTLYSGVSRGTETLVFRGGVPASQHSAMRAPFQEGDFPGPVKYGYLNVGVVEEGPPALLGRTVFCLYPHQTRYAVPATAVTTVPDSVPARRAVLAGTVETAVNALWDAAPLVGDRVAVVGAGMVGSCVAALLARFPGVRVQLVDVDPGRAEVATALGVDFALPGDADGERDLVVHASATEAGLARSLELLAPEGTVVELSWYGDRRVSVPLGEHFHSRRLVVRGSQVGTVSPAQRGRRSFADRLALALELLADPAFDALISGECDFDDLPEVLPRLAGGDLPALCHVVRYGD from the coding sequence ATGACGCTGCGTGACCGCGCGTTCTGGCTCCGCACTCCCGGTCACGGCGAGATCCGCCCGGTCACGGTCGCCCGGCACGGCCCCGACCAGGTGCTCGTACGGACTCTGTACTCGGGCGTGAGCCGGGGCACCGAGACGCTCGTGTTCCGCGGCGGCGTGCCGGCGAGCCAGCACTCGGCGATGCGCGCCCCCTTTCAGGAGGGCGACTTTCCGGGCCCGGTGAAGTACGGCTACCTCAACGTCGGCGTGGTCGAGGAGGGCCCGCCGGCGCTGCTCGGCCGGACCGTCTTCTGCCTGTACCCGCACCAGACGCGGTACGCCGTGCCGGCCACCGCGGTCACCACCGTGCCGGACTCCGTACCGGCTCGCCGGGCCGTGCTCGCCGGCACCGTGGAGACCGCCGTGAACGCCCTCTGGGACGCCGCTCCCCTGGTCGGCGACCGGGTCGCGGTGGTCGGAGCCGGCATGGTCGGCAGCTGCGTGGCCGCCCTGCTGGCCCGCTTCCCCGGCGTACGGGTGCAGCTCGTCGACGTCGACCCCGGGCGGGCGGAGGTGGCGACGGCGCTCGGCGTCGACTTCGCGCTGCCCGGCGACGCGGACGGCGAGCGCGACCTGGTCGTCCACGCCAGCGCCACCGAGGCGGGGCTGGCCCGGTCGCTGGAGCTGCTCGCCCCGGAGGGCACCGTCGTCGAGCTGAGCTGGTACGGCGACCGCCGGGTCAGCGTGCCGCTGGGTGAGCACTTCCACTCCCGCCGGCTGGTCGTACGCGGCAGCCAGGTGGGTACGGTGTCGCCGGCGCAGCGGGGCCGGCGCAGCTTCGCCGACCGGCTGGCCCTAGCCCTGGAGTTGCTCGCCGACCCGGCGTTCGACGCGCTGATCAGCGGCGAGTGCGACTTCGACGACCTGCCCGAGGTGCTGCCCCGGCTGGCCGGCGGCGACCTGCCGGCCCTGTGCCACGTCGTGAGATATGGAGACTGA
- a CDS encoding 6-pyruvoyl trahydropterin synthase family protein: MFSITVRDHIMVAHSFRGEVFGPAQRLHGATFVVDATFRRPELDADNIVVDIGKASAELGGVLAELNYRNLDDEPEFAGVNTSTEALAKVIADRLADRVHAGDLGEGARGLTGITVTLHESHIAWASYERGL, translated from the coding sequence TTGTTCAGCATCACCGTCCGTGACCACATCATGGTCGCTCACAGCTTCCGCGGCGAGGTTTTCGGCCCCGCCCAGCGCTTGCACGGGGCGACCTTTGTCGTGGACGCGACATTCCGCCGACCCGAACTGGACGCCGACAACATCGTCGTCGACATCGGCAAGGCGTCCGCGGAGCTGGGCGGCGTGCTGGCCGAGCTCAACTACCGCAACCTCGACGACGAGCCGGAGTTCGCCGGGGTCAACACGTCGACGGAGGCCCTCGCCAAGGTCATCGCGGACCGCCTCGCCGACCGGGTGCACGCCGGCGACCTCGGCGAGGGCGCCCGCGGCCTGACCGGCATCACGGTCACCCTGCACGAGTCGCACATCGCCTGGGCCTCCTACGAGCGCGGGCTGTGA
- a CDS encoding class I SAM-dependent methyltransferase: MAFSPTWLALREPADADARALSLLEPLLGAAPKVIRDLGCGTGSMGRWLAGRLPGPQHWVLYDADPDLLALAAAGLPAGVSVETRQADVTRLTATDLAGADLVTASALLDLLTRAELDRLVEACAGAGCPALLTISVTGRVELTPADPLDASIEAAFNEHQRRRTGGRDLLGPDAVDAAAAAFTRLGMAVRVAPSPWRLGPARADLAAEWLRGWVGAAVEQRPELAGPAAAAYLSRRLADGFAAVVHHSDLLANFE, from the coding sequence ATGGCGTTCAGCCCGACCTGGCTGGCGCTGCGGGAACCGGCCGACGCCGACGCCCGCGCGCTTTCGCTGCTCGAACCCCTGCTCGGCGCGGCACCGAAGGTGATCCGCGACCTGGGCTGCGGCACCGGCTCGATGGGGCGCTGGCTCGCCGGCCGGCTGCCCGGCCCGCAGCACTGGGTGCTGTACGACGCGGACCCGGACCTGCTCGCCCTCGCCGCGGCCGGCCTGCCCGCCGGCGTCTCGGTGGAGACCCGGCAGGCGGACGTCACCCGGCTGACCGCCACCGACCTCGCCGGCGCCGACCTGGTCACCGCGTCCGCGCTGCTGGACCTGCTCACCCGTGCGGAGCTGGACCGGCTGGTCGAGGCGTGCGCGGGCGCGGGGTGCCCCGCGCTGCTGACCATCTCCGTGACCGGCCGCGTGGAACTCACCCCGGCCGACCCGCTGGACGCGTCGATCGAGGCGGCGTTCAACGAGCACCAGCGCCGCCGCACCGGCGGGCGGGACCTGCTCGGCCCCGACGCGGTCGACGCGGCGGCCGCGGCGTTCACCCGGCTCGGCATGGCCGTGCGGGTGGCGCCGAGCCCGTGGCGGCTCGGCCCCGCACGGGCCGACCTCGCGGCCGAGTGGCTGCGCGGATGGGTCGGCGCCGCCGTCGAGCAGCGTCCGGAACTGGCCGGGCCGGCGGCGGCGGCGTATCTTTCGCGCCGGCTCGCGGACGGATTCGCGGCCGTCGTGCACCACAGCGACCTGCTGGCCAACTTCGAATGA